Proteins encoded together in one Penaeus vannamei isolate JL-2024 chromosome 41, ASM4276789v1, whole genome shotgun sequence window:
- the LOC113806089 gene encoding neuroligin-2, with product MWKATLGNPHLKKALLDDFASVAPALLGFEGEEEALQLARTVFGAYLPGAQVNEGTLRGLAQLISDGAYNVPNAEVLRLHCKRGRGRVFAYRLQHRGLVGATDLFNSSVGYMWVGNGDDLKYLFRADLGSNTTSRTTSRTTFPTLAAKVDQRLSSIMVRLWTNFASTGFPTPDPFLGFVWAPACSPTPPYLSLTPAPAMLQDGNARTYAFWRSLPTLRNHILHREPFSPAPWKPKWAGQGSSSCGESPSGLFELLFGCRG from the exons atgtggaaag CGACACTCGGCAACCCCCACTTGAAAAAGGCCTTGTTGGACGATTTCGCTTCAGTCGCGCCGGCGCTGCTCGgctttgagggagaggaggaggctttGCAGTTGGCGAGGACGGTCTTCGGCGCCTACCTCCCCGGAGCGCAGGTCAATGAAGGCACACTTCGGGGGCTGGCACAG CTCATTAGCGACGGGGCGTACAACGTGCCGAACGCCGAGGTGTTGCGTCTCCATTGCAAGcgcggaagaggaagagtattCGCGTACCGCTTGCAACACCGAGGTCTTGTTGGTGCAACCGATCTCTTCAATAGCTCCGTGGGATACATGT GGGTCGGTAATGGCGACGACCTGAAGTACCTCTTCCGTGCAGATCTAGGCTCGAACACGACCTCAAGGACGACCTCAAGGACGACCTTCCCAACCCTGGCGGCCAAGGTGGACCAACGCCTAAGCAGCATCATGGTGCGGCTGTGGACCAACTTCGCCTCGacagg ATTCCCGACGCCCGACCCTTTCCTCGGCTTCGTGTGGGCGCCCGCGTGCTCGCCCACCCCGCCCTACCTCAgcctcacgcccgcgcccgcgATGCTCCAGGATGGGAACGCTCGG ACCTACGCCTTCTGGAGGAGCCTGCCGACCCTGAGGAACCACATCCTCCACCGGGAGCCCTTCAGCCCCGCCCCCTGGAAGCCGAAGTGGGCGGGGCAAGGGTCTTCCTCCTGCGGGGAATCCCCTTCGGGTTTGTTCGAATTGCTTTTCGGTTgtcgggggtga
- the LOC138860362 gene encoding uncharacterized protein — translation MDTVQRYIGSNKYNRVHAKNGQRIQHKKYIPRTVREYNNNKVHNKDGQRIQQYSTHQRRAENTTTTKYSPKTSTEYNTKSTHQERTENTTTTKYIPKTGIEYNTKSTYQRRVQNTTPKVLTKDVLTKDGQRIQHKKYIPRTGTEYNNNKVLTKDGQRIQHKKYITRTVREYNTKSTHQRQSENTTTTKYTPKTGREYNNNKVINKDEYQNTTTITTDYTKRTGRECNTKSTHQRRASEYNNNNNSRVHTENGQQLQQRQSTHRGRPEHPRPPSPQR, via the exons atggatacggttcagaGATATATTGGTAGCAACAAATATAACAGAGTACATGCTAAGAACGGACAGAGAATACAACACAAAAAGTACATACCAAGGACGGTCAgagaatacaacaacaataaagtacATAACAAGGACGGACAGAGAATACAACAATATAGTACTCACCAAAGACGGGCAgagaatacaacaacaacaaagtactCACCAAAGACGAGCACAGAATACAACACAAAAAGTACTCACCAAGAACGGACAgagaatacaacaacaacaaagtacaTACCAAAGACGGGCATAGAATACAACACAAAAAGTACATACCAAAGACGAGTACAGAATACAACACCAAAAGTACTCACCAAGGACG tacTCACCAAGGACGGTCAGAGAATACAACACAAAAAGTACATACCAAGGACGGGCAcagaatacaacaacaacaaagtactCACCAAGGACGGTCAGAGAATACAACACAAAAAGTACATAACAAGGACGGTCAGAGAATACAACACCAAAAGTACTCACCAAAGACAGTCAgagaatacaacaacaacaaagtacaCACCAAAGACGGGCAgagaatacaacaacaacaaagtaatcAACAAAGACGAGTATcagaatacaacaacaataacaacagactaCACAAAAAGGACGGGCAGAGAATGCAACACAAAAAGTACTCACCAAAGACGAGCATcagaatacaacaacaacaacaacagcagagtACACACCGAGAACGGCCAGCAACTACAGCAACGACAGAGCACTCACCGAGGGCGGCCAGAGCACCCTCGACCTCCGTCACCCCAGAGATGA
- the LOC138860363 gene encoding acylcarnitine hydrolase-like has protein sequence MPLASLLVLWAWACMGVAQDARVEVELRQGRISGASERAGWGGVWYGFRGIPYAQAPVGDLRFRDPRAAGSWAGVRNGSLAPPLCPQVDANPGEEGEAVVRGEEDCLYLNVFTPRPFASTLPVMVWIHGGAFLVGGAGEYGPLPLLTRDVVLVTLQYRLGTLGFLSTEDPALPGNLGLKDQTAALRWVRENIRDLGGDPDKVTVFGQGAGAASAHLQVLSPQAEGLFRRAILQSGNALSPWALRNDHRHTASVVGRVFNCSAAENTSTNNSSLSSPVDLNSTALVDCLRKIPFQQLVVIPSAFVFIPNCDLEILFFYKPE, from the exons ATGCCCCTCGCCTCCCTGCTAGTCTTGTGGGCGTGGGCATGCATGGGCGTGGCTCAGGACGCCCGCGTGGAGGTGGAGCTCCGTCAGGGTCGCATTTCCGGTGCCAGCGAGAGGGCCGGCTGGGGGGGCGTCTGGTATGGCTTCAGGGGCATCCCTTACGCCCAGGCACCGGTGGGGGACCTGCGATTCAGG GACCCACGGGCGGCCGGGTCGTGGGCGGGCGTGAGAAACGGGTCCCTGGcgccccccctctgcccccaggTCGACGCCAAccccggggaggagggggaggcggtggtCCGGGGGGAGGAAGACTGCCTCTATCTCAACGTCTTTACGCCAAGG CCCTTCGCCTCGACCTTGCCTGTGATGGTCTGGATCCACGGGGGGGCGTTCCTGGTGGGCGGGGCTGGGGAGTAcgggcccctccccctcctaactcGGGACGTGGTACTGGTCACACTGCAGTATCGCCTGGGCACTCTGG GCTTCCTCTCCACCGAGGACCCTGCGCTACCTGGCAACCTCGGGCTCAAGGACCAGACGGCGGCGCTCCGTTGGGTCAGAGAGAACATCCGTGACCTCGGCGGAGACCCAGACAAGGTCACGGTCTTCGGTCAGGGCGCGGGAGCCGCCTCCGCCCACCTCCAAGTGCTCAGCCCGCAGGCAGAAG GTTTATTCCGGCGTGCAATCCTGCAATCCGGCAATGCGCTGAGTCCCTGGGCGCTGAGGAACGACCACAGACACACAGCCTCCGTAGTTGGCCGGGTGTTCAACTGTTCAGCGGCGGAGAACACGTCGACGAacaactcttccctctcctcgcctgtcGACCTGAACAGCACCGCCCTCGTCGACTGCCTGAGAAAGATTCCCTTCCAACAGCTGGTGGTCATTCCGTCGGCGTTCGTG TTTATACCGAACTGTGACCTGgaaattttatttttctataaacCAGAGTGA